A genomic stretch from Croceibacterium aestuarii includes:
- the ettA gene encoding energy-dependent translational throttle protein EttA has translation MAAQYAYVMKNMTKTFPGAPKPVLSNINLQFYQGAKIGIVGPNGAGKSTLIKIMAGIDTDFTGEAWAGENITVGYLEQEPELDPTKTVLENVKEGARETADLVDRYNAIAAEMAEPDADFEKLGDEMSELQTKIDAVDGWTLDNQLEIAMEALRCPPGDMGVETLSGGEKRRVALTRLLIQKPSILLLDEPTNHLDAESVQWLENHLKEYAGAVLMITHDRYFLDNVVGWILELDRGSYYPYEGNYSTYLEKKAKRLEQESREESGKQKALARELEWIRQTPAARQTKSKARIRKFEDLQNSQDNRQVGKAQIVIQVPERLGGKVIEAKNLTKAYGDKLLFENLSFMLPPGGIVGVIGPNGAGKSTLFKIITGKEQPDSGTIEIGSTVHLGYVDQSRDHLDPKHNVWEEISDGLDYMKVNGQDMSTRAYVGAFNFKGADQQKNVGKLSGGERNRVHMAKMLKEGGNVLLLDEPTNDLDVETLGALEDAIENFAGCAVVISHDRFFLDRLATHILAFEGDSHVEWFEGNFEAYEEDKRRRLGDAADRPTRLAYKKLTR, from the coding sequence ATGGCCGCCCAGTACGCATACGTCATGAAGAACATGACGAAGACCTTCCCCGGCGCGCCCAAGCCGGTGCTCAGCAACATCAACCTGCAGTTCTACCAGGGTGCCAAGATCGGCATCGTCGGGCCGAACGGCGCGGGCAAGTCGACGCTGATCAAAATCATGGCCGGGATCGACACCGATTTCACCGGCGAGGCCTGGGCAGGCGAAAACATCACCGTCGGCTACCTCGAGCAAGAACCCGAGCTCGACCCGACCAAGACCGTGCTCGAGAACGTCAAGGAAGGCGCCCGCGAGACCGCCGATCTGGTCGACCGCTACAACGCCATCGCCGCCGAGATGGCCGAGCCCGATGCCGACTTCGAGAAACTCGGCGACGAGATGTCCGAGCTGCAGACGAAGATCGACGCGGTCGATGGCTGGACGCTCGACAATCAGCTCGAGATCGCGATGGAGGCGCTGCGCTGCCCGCCGGGCGACATGGGCGTCGAGACGCTGTCCGGCGGCGAGAAGCGCCGCGTCGCGCTGACCCGCCTGCTGATTCAGAAGCCCAGCATCCTGCTGCTCGACGAGCCCACCAACCACCTCGACGCCGAGAGCGTCCAGTGGCTCGAAAACCATCTCAAGGAATACGCCGGCGCGGTGCTGATGATCACTCACGACCGCTACTTCCTCGACAACGTCGTCGGCTGGATTCTCGAACTCGATCGCGGTTCCTACTATCCCTACGAGGGCAATTACTCGACCTATCTGGAAAAGAAGGCCAAGCGGCTAGAGCAGGAAAGCCGCGAGGAAAGCGGCAAGCAGAAGGCCCTCGCCCGGGAACTCGAATGGATCCGGCAGACACCCGCTGCCCGGCAGACCAAGTCCAAGGCGCGTATCCGCAAGTTCGAGGATCTGCAGAACAGCCAGGACAATCGCCAGGTCGGCAAGGCGCAGATCGTCATCCAGGTGCCCGAGCGCTTGGGCGGCAAGGTCATCGAGGCGAAGAACCTGACCAAGGCCTATGGCGACAAGCTGCTGTTCGAGAATCTGTCGTTCATGCTGCCTCCGGGCGGCATCGTCGGCGTGATCGGCCCGAACGGCGCGGGCAAGTCCACTCTGTTCAAGATCATCACCGGCAAGGAACAGCCCGACAGCGGCACGATCGAGATCGGTTCGACGGTGCACCTCGGCTACGTCGACCAGAGCCGCGACCACCTCGATCCCAAGCACAACGTGTGGGAAGAAATCTCCGATGGCCTCGATTACATGAAGGTCAACGGCCAGGACATGAGCACCCGGGCCTATGTCGGGGCGTTCAACTTCAAGGGCGCCGATCAGCAGAAGAACGTCGGCAAGCTCTCGGGCGGCGAACGCAACCGCGTGCACATGGCCAAGATGCTCAAGGAGGGCGGCAACGTGCTGCTGCTCGACGAACCGACCAACGATCTCGACGTCGAAACGCTCGGCGCGCTCGAAGACGCGATCGAGAACTTCGCCGGCTGCGCGGTGGTCATCAGCCACGACCGTTTCTTCCTGGATCGTCTCGCCACCCACATTCTCGCTTTCGAGGGGGACAGCCACGTCGAGTGGTTCGAGGGCAACTTCGAAGCCTACGAAGAGGACAAGCGGCGCAGGCTCGGCGATGCAGCAGATCGGCCGACGCGGCTGGCGTACAAGAAGCTGACGCGGTAA
- a CDS encoding chloride channel protein: MQPLAKLLRRFAERFPADLVELQQWRKRLAMLVSALLIGLLAVGFAAAGDFAQRTFAGITTEWYAPLILTPLIFVVIAALTRSLASEARGSGIPQVIAASRDSDKAESGELLSFRTGVAKLALSVGALFGGASVGREGPTVQLGAAIMVQVHRLLKVRVSPGVLIAGGAAGVAAAFNTPLAGIAFAIEELAVAYEQRVAVLVMGAVMIAGLTSQGIAGEYVYFGHVGHGLPLLSVLVAAPLAGVLGGIAGGLFSRALLTLRGPGGRWSGVLGKRPLMTALVCGIIVAVIGVAAGGSTWGTGYGPTRALLEGAQGEYWFGPAKFVASLVTSASGIPGGIFAPSLAVGAGLGNLLTPLFPSEQSGTIVLLGMAGYFVGVVRAPLTAVIILSETTGTTAVILPLFATCLIGDWAGAMVCRERLYHTLARDFMPPAPPPPPPPPPPPPEEENRYA, from the coding sequence ATGCAGCCTCTGGCCAAGCTCCTGCGGCGCTTTGCCGAGCGCTTCCCCGCCGACCTTGTCGAGCTTCAGCAATGGCGCAAGCGGCTCGCGATGCTCGTCTCGGCGCTGCTGATCGGCCTGCTGGCGGTGGGCTTTGCCGCCGCCGGCGACTTTGCCCAGCGCACCTTCGCGGGAATCACGACCGAATGGTATGCGCCGCTGATCCTGACGCCGCTGATCTTCGTCGTCATCGCCGCGTTGACCCGCTCGCTGGCGAGCGAGGCGCGCGGCTCCGGCATCCCGCAGGTGATCGCGGCAAGCCGCGATTCGGACAAGGCGGAGAGCGGCGAGCTGCTGTCGTTCCGTACCGGCGTGGCCAAGCTTGCGCTGTCGGTCGGGGCGCTGTTCGGCGGCGCCTCGGTGGGACGCGAGGGACCCACGGTGCAGCTCGGCGCGGCGATCATGGTCCAGGTCCACCGTCTGCTCAAGGTTCGCGTCTCGCCAGGGGTGCTGATCGCCGGCGGAGCGGCGGGTGTCGCTGCCGCGTTCAACACCCCGCTCGCCGGGATTGCCTTCGCTATCGAGGAACTCGCCGTTGCCTACGAGCAGCGCGTCGCGGTGCTGGTGATGGGCGCAGTCATGATCGCCGGCCTGACCAGCCAGGGGATTGCCGGCGAATACGTCTATTTCGGCCATGTCGGCCATGGCTTGCCGCTGCTCAGCGTGCTTGTCGCCGCGCCGCTGGCGGGCGTCCTGGGCGGGATCGCGGGCGGGCTGTTTTCGCGTGCACTGCTGACGCTGCGCGGCCCGGGGGGACGCTGGAGCGGGGTACTCGGCAAGCGGCCGCTGATGACCGCGCTGGTCTGCGGAATCATCGTCGCTGTGATCGGCGTGGCGGCGGGTGGGTCGACCTGGGGCACCGGCTACGGGCCGACGCGCGCGCTGCTCGAGGGAGCGCAAGGCGAATACTGGTTCGGGCCGGCCAAGTTCGTCGCCTCGCTGGTGACCAGCGCCAGCGGCATACCCGGCGGCATCTTCGCCCCCTCGCTCGCGGTCGGTGCGGGGCTGGGCAATCTGTTGACCCCGCTGTTCCCGAGCGAGCAGAGCGGCACCATCGTGCTGCTCGGCATGGCCGGCTATTTCGTCGGCGTGGTGCGCGCGCCACTGACCGCGGTCATTATCCTCAGCGAAACGACCGGCACCACCGCCGTCATCCTGCCACTCTTCGCCACGTGCCTGATCGGCGACTGGGCCGGTGCCATGGTTTGCCGCGAGCGGCTCTACCACACCCTGGCGCGCGACTTCATGCCGCCCGCTCCGCCGCCGCCGCCGCCGCCGCCGCCCCCGCCGCCGGAGGAAGAGAACCGCTACGCCTGA
- a CDS encoding DUF4142 domain-containing protein — protein sequence MKISRLSMMTAIAAASVSLAACSDNDADDTATTATVAPDAAMTTDASAPMAGDHASQFLTDAMKGDNSEVRVGQLAAEKGSTQGVKDYGKMLADDHGAHLTKVTALAQKMGVPTTSETKPEADELYNKLQGLSGADFDREFVAGMVKDHKNDIAAYQAEADSNDAPEVTGMAADTVPTLKKHLETAQSLQSGG from the coding sequence ATGAAAATCAGCAGACTATCGATGATGACAGCCATCGCGGCCGCGAGTGTGTCGCTGGCCGCATGCTCGGACAACGACGCCGACGATACAGCAACCACCGCCACGGTGGCTCCGGACGCCGCCATGACCACGGATGCGTCGGCGCCCATGGCGGGGGATCACGCCTCGCAGTTCCTGACCGACGCGATGAAGGGCGACAACAGCGAAGTGCGCGTGGGCCAGCTTGCGGCCGAAAAGGGTTCGACGCAGGGCGTCAAGGATTACGGCAAGATGCTGGCCGACGACCATGGGGCCCACCTGACCAAGGTCACGGCGCTCGCCCAGAAGATGGGCGTGCCGACGACCAGCGAGACCAAGCCCGAGGCCGACGAACTCTACAATAAGCTCCAGGGGCTGAGCGGCGCCGATTTCGATCGCGAGTTCGTCGCCGGCATGGTGAAGGATCATAAGAACGATATCGCCGCCTATCAGGCGGAAGCCGACAGCAATGACGCGCCCGAGGTCACCGGGATGGCGGCGGACACCGTGCCGACGCTGAAGAAGCACCTCGAAACGGCGCAGTCGCTGCAATCCGGCGGCTGA
- a CDS encoding acylphosphatase, whose product MTALDLVVHGRVQGVFYRDWTVRTARELGLAGWVRNEGDGTVAAHIEGEPQAVEAMVARMRDGPPRAAPTRIEQREVAATGLTGFERR is encoded by the coding sequence ATGACCGCTCTCGATCTCGTCGTCCACGGCCGCGTCCAGGGCGTGTTCTACCGCGACTGGACGGTCCGGACCGCGCGGGAGCTCGGGCTGGCCGGTTGGGTGCGCAACGAGGGCGACGGCACGGTCGCAGCGCATATCGAGGGCGAGCCGCAAGCGGTGGAGGCGATGGTGGCGCGGATGCGGGACGGTCCGCCTCGCGCGGCGCCCACCCGGATCGAACAGCGGGAAGTGGCGGCGACAGGGCTCACCGGTTTCGAGCGGCGGTAA
- a CDS encoding RcnB family protein, protein MTFGKYLTGGAVAAIAAALALAATPAPAREARENMGRSWQPSSNSAKASERREARSVNRSQPVRQAPQRQPAAQRQQWSPPARPAPQVRQAPPQVRGPLRQDTGVARRDWPRGNDRSNRDARAGTTWNRGNAATPPAIRSVPVPSRNTTYADGGRNRSYTDSDRNRSYGGRHDDNARADRRSDDRSGRWADRRDDRWSDRQQERRTDWRGDRRGDRYAYNGGRRDGYRDHDGDHLRWDSRGWRNDHRYNWRDYRNSHRTVFRLGGYYAPYRNYSYRRLSIGFYLDSLFYADRYWINDPWNYRLPAVYGPYRWVRYYDDALLVDIYSGEVVDTIYDFFW, encoded by the coding sequence ATGACTTTCGGGAAGTATCTGACAGGCGGGGCAGTGGCGGCGATCGCGGCCGCACTGGCGCTCGCCGCAACCCCTGCCCCCGCGCGCGAGGCGCGTGAGAACATGGGGCGCAGTTGGCAGCCTTCGAGCAACAGCGCCAAGGCCAGCGAACGCCGCGAGGCGCGCAGCGTCAACCGCAGCCAGCCGGTGCGCCAGGCTCCGCAGCGGCAGCCGGCGGCGCAGCGACAACAGTGGAGTCCGCCGGCGCGCCCGGCGCCCCAGGTGCGCCAGGCTCCTCCGCAAGTACGCGGACCGCTCCGCCAGGACACCGGTGTCGCCCGGCGCGACTGGCCGCGCGGCAACGACCGCTCGAACCGCGATGCGCGGGCCGGCACCACCTGGAACCGTGGCAACGCCGCGACGCCGCCGGCGATTCGCAGCGTCCCCGTCCCGAGCCGCAACACCACGTATGCCGATGGCGGCCGCAACCGCAGCTACACCGATTCCGACCGGAACCGGAGCTACGGCGGGCGCCACGACGACAACGCCAGGGCGGACCGGCGCAGCGACGATCGCAGCGGGCGCTGGGCCGACCGGCGCGACGACCGTTGGTCCGACCGTCAACAAGAGCGCAGGACGGATTGGCGCGGCGACCGGCGGGGCGACCGTTATGCCTACAACGGCGGGCGGCGCGACGGATATCGCGACCACGATGGCGACCATCTGCGGTGGGACAGCCGCGGCTGGCGCAACGATCATCGCTACAACTGGCGCGACTACCGCAATTCGCACCGCACGGTGTTCCGTCTCGGCGGCTACTACGCGCCTTATCGGAACTATTCCTACCGCCGGCTGAGCATCGGGTTCTACCTGGATTCGCTGTTCTATGCGGACCGCTACTGGATCAACGATCCGTGGAACTATCGCCTGCCTGCGGTCTACGGCCCCTATCGCTGGGTGCGCTATTACGACGATGCGCTGCTGGTCGATATCTACAGCGGTGAAGTGGTGGACACGATCTACGACTTCTTCTGGTAA
- a CDS encoding prolyl hydroxylase family protein produces MTNFVTTASLGGKPAPKVKAPDQDGLRRTGNKVRKRLTANPRVYPVPAQEKAEIFAVGDFMNPDECKRMIALIDQVARPSAVFDLEYGADYRTSYSGDVDPHDPFVKKISRRIDDLLGLEPAWGETIQGQRYLPGQQFQAHNDWFYTEADYWKVEKDRGGQRSWTAMVFLNEVEGGGTTDFTKLGLSIEPRRGALLGWNNADLEGVPNEWTMHAGTPVTAGVKYIITKWYRTKRWR; encoded by the coding sequence ATGACAAATTTCGTCACCACCGCTTCGCTTGGGGGCAAGCCCGCCCCGAAGGTCAAGGCCCCCGACCAGGACGGGCTGCGCCGCACGGGAAACAAGGTCCGCAAACGGCTCACCGCCAACCCGCGGGTCTACCCGGTACCGGCCCAGGAGAAGGCCGAGATTTTCGCCGTCGGCGATTTCATGAACCCCGACGAGTGCAAGCGAATGATCGCGCTGATCGACCAGGTGGCGCGGCCGAGCGCGGTGTTCGATCTCGAATACGGCGCCGACTATCGCACCTCCTATTCGGGCGACGTCGATCCGCACGATCCATTCGTCAAGAAGATCAGCCGGCGGATCGACGATCTGCTCGGGCTCGAACCGGCCTGGGGCGAGACGATCCAGGGCCAGCGCTACCTGCCTGGGCAACAGTTCCAGGCCCACAACGACTGGTTCTATACCGAGGCCGACTACTGGAAAGTCGAAAAGGATCGCGGCGGGCAGCGCAGCTGGACGGCGATGGTCTTCCTCAACGAGGTCGAGGGCGGCGGCACGACCGATTTCACCAAGCTGGGCCTGTCGATCGAGCCGCGGCGCGGGGCCTTGCTCGGCTGGAACAATGCCGATCTCGAGGGCGTGCCCAACGAATGGACCATGCACGCCGGCACCCCGGTGACCGCCGGGGTCAAGTACATCATCACCAAGTGGTACCGGACCAAGCGCTGGCGCTGA
- a CDS encoding DUF1003 domain-containing protein: MTETADLERLAEDLLGRSLDELDQEEQDVLARVAAGTYIGIDADEAAQLELRFGDKLADRVAAVGGSWGFIIAFGVVLFGWMLLNSALLEDLGLKPFDSYPYIFLNLMLSMLAAIQAPVIMMSQNRQAAKDRITARHDYEVNLRTQLEILRLSHRIDRFAHMFLQSAKLDEEGAKELGKLSRRIERNRKGGEEEDEDALT, translated from the coding sequence GTGACCGAGACGGCCGACCTCGAGCGGCTGGCCGAAGATCTGCTCGGCCGTTCGCTCGACGAACTCGATCAGGAAGAACAGGACGTGCTCGCGCGCGTGGCCGCCGGGACATACATCGGCATCGACGCCGATGAGGCCGCACAGCTCGAATTGCGCTTTGGCGACAAGCTGGCCGACCGAGTCGCTGCGGTCGGCGGGAGCTGGGGATTCATCATCGCCTTCGGCGTCGTCCTGTTCGGCTGGATGCTGCTCAACAGCGCGCTGCTGGAGGACCTAGGCCTCAAGCCGTTCGATTCCTACCCCTACATCTTCCTCAACTTGATGCTGTCGATGCTCGCCGCGATCCAGGCGCCGGTGATCATGATGAGCCAGAACCGCCAGGCGGCGAAAGACCGCATTACCGCGCGCCACGATTACGAGGTCAACTTGCGCACCCAGCTCGAGATCCTGCGCCTCTCCCACCGCATCGACCGTTTCGCGCACATGTTCCTCCAGAGCGCGAAGCTCGATGAAGAAGGGGCGAAGGAACTCGGCAAGCTCTCGCGCCGGATCGAGCGCAACCGCAAGGGCGGGGAGGAAGAGGACGAAGACGCGCTGACCTGA
- a CDS encoding cytochrome b, which translates to MPVTRYSKGAMLLHWLIAIAVIVNWRLAEAGEGVPRDQHLQALGPHMATGILILALSVVRLAWRFTHASPPIGSHLARWEAVLAKVVHIIFYVLLIALPLMGWIGTSMQDHPIDFFGWFTVPMLPTSKDPGAGHELLELHGTFGNIFIYLIGLHILGALKHHFWDKDGELWRILPWGEPHPPAQ; encoded by the coding sequence ATGCCGGTCACCCGCTATTCGAAGGGGGCGATGCTCCTGCATTGGCTCATCGCCATCGCCGTTATCGTCAACTGGCGCCTCGCCGAGGCTGGCGAGGGTGTGCCGCGCGACCAGCATCTGCAGGCGCTGGGCCCGCACATGGCCACCGGCATCCTGATCCTGGCGCTGAGCGTGGTGCGCTTGGCCTGGCGCTTCACCCACGCGAGCCCGCCGATCGGATCGCACCTCGCCAGGTGGGAGGCCGTGCTCGCAAAGGTCGTCCACATCATCTTCTATGTCCTGCTCATCGCTCTGCCCCTGATGGGCTGGATCGGCACGTCGATGCAGGATCATCCGATAGACTTCTTCGGCTGGTTCACGGTGCCCATGCTGCCGACCTCGAAGGACCCCGGGGCGGGACACGAGCTGCTCGAGCTGCACGGAACGTTCGGCAACATCTTCATCTACCTGATCGGCCTGCACATCCTCGGTGCGCTTAAGCACCATTTCTGGGACAAGGACGGCGAGTTGTGGCGCATATTGCCGTGGGGCGAGCCGCACCCGCCGGCACAATAA
- a CDS encoding sensor histidine kinase, whose protein sequence is MLVGSGSARLAALLFAAIFLPTMGALGFMQLASERTLAEQRAALVTELRDELVVEYDGGGARGLAAAIKDRLDFNPLGEEVMSYADAGGRIVVGNLSTWPALPRRKERWEEVELVRTGDKGPRPVVVLVSALPDGSHLLTGHVASGSSELAAANRWALLLAFLVALPLSVGLAYVLLRVIERRAAAITRIAERVGAGDLSQRLQLGDGDDAFARLGRGLNAMFERIETLVSELRLVTDGLAHDLRSPVTRLQGVIERAAAKVDDDAASDALESARQEAAHLQAMLTAALQISRAEAGIGRDRFTPVELATALNDTVEIYGPLAEDSGVELAATAEPGLTMPMHRELLGQALGNLVENALRYADGATRVVLGAATEGSDVVISVTDDGIGIAADQREEAMRRFGRLDPARQQSGSGLGLALVEAAAKLHGGRLDLADAAPGLSARIVLPLP, encoded by the coding sequence ATGCTCGTCGGCAGCGGCTCGGCGCGGCTCGCTGCGCTGCTCTTCGCGGCCATCTTCCTCCCGACCATGGGTGCGCTCGGGTTCATGCAGCTCGCCAGCGAGCGTACGCTGGCCGAGCAGCGCGCCGCGCTGGTCACCGAACTGCGCGACGAACTCGTGGTGGAATACGATGGTGGCGGCGCGCGGGGCTTGGCTGCAGCGATCAAGGACCGGCTCGATTTCAATCCGCTGGGCGAAGAAGTTATGTCCTATGCAGATGCCGGCGGACGGATCGTCGTCGGCAACCTGAGCACCTGGCCGGCGCTGCCAAGGCGCAAGGAGCGCTGGGAGGAGGTCGAGCTGGTTCGCACAGGCGACAAGGGACCACGGCCGGTCGTCGTGCTCGTTTCCGCGCTGCCCGACGGATCGCACCTCCTCACCGGACATGTCGCCAGCGGCAGCAGCGAACTTGCCGCGGCCAACCGCTGGGCCCTCCTGCTCGCCTTTCTCGTCGCGCTGCCGCTGTCGGTCGGGCTTGCCTACGTGCTGCTGCGGGTGATCGAGCGACGGGCGGCGGCGATCACCCGGATCGCCGAGCGGGTCGGCGCCGGGGACCTGTCGCAGCGCCTTCAGCTCGGCGATGGCGACGATGCGTTCGCCCGGCTCGGCCGCGGCCTCAACGCCATGTTCGAGCGCATCGAGACGCTGGTTTCCGAACTGCGGCTGGTGACCGACGGCCTCGCCCACGACCTGCGCTCGCCGGTGACGCGGCTGCAGGGCGTGATCGAACGCGCCGCGGCCAAGGTCGACGACGATGCGGCCTCGGACGCCTTGGAGAGCGCCCGGCAGGAAGCGGCGCACTTGCAGGCGATGCTGACCGCGGCGCTGCAGATCAGCCGGGCCGAAGCCGGCATTGGCCGCGACCGCTTCACGCCCGTGGAACTGGCAACCGCGCTCAACGATACGGTCGAAATCTACGGGCCGCTGGCCGAGGACAGCGGCGTGGAGCTGGCTGCGACGGCGGAACCCGGCCTCACCATGCCTATGCACCGTGAGCTGCTTGGCCAGGCGCTCGGCAACCTGGTCGAAAATGCCCTGCGCTACGCCGATGGAGCGACGCGCGTCGTGCTCGGCGCTGCGACAGAAGGGTCGGACGTGGTGATCTCGGTCACGGACGATGGGATCGGCATAGCCGCCGACCAGCGAGAGGAGGCCATGCGCCGCTTCGGCCGGCTCGATCCGGCCCGCCAACAGAGCGGCTCGGGCTTGGGCCTGGCGCTGGTCGAAGCCGCAGCGAAGCTGCACGGCGGTCGCCTGGACCTGGCAGATGCCGCGCCGGGCCTGTCAGCGCGCATCGTCCTGCCGCTGCCTTGA
- a CDS encoding lysine--tRNA ligase translates to MFDPALTEAARVSKAWPFQEAMKLVKRFPEGKTAEDGSPEAVVFETGYGPSGLPHIGTFQEVLRTTLVRRAYEIVSGGAPTRLIAFSDDMDGLRKVPDNVPHHEMMAANLGKPLSRIPDPFNAGFQSFAHHNNAMLRDFLDRFGFDYEFIAASDRYNSGDFDAALARVLEKFGAIMDIMLPTLRAERAATYSPVLPISAKSGKVLQVPVEVVDAAAGMIRFDDEGETVEQSIFGGRAKLQWKVDWAMRWYALGIDYEMCGKDLTDSVTQSGRIVRALGGRMPENMIYELFLDENGEKISKSKGNGLTIDEWLRYGSEESLGLYLFREPKSAKSLHAGIVPRAVDEYWQFRSKIPEQPLEQQLGNPVWHLLRANGYEGGDGDSLPVTYGLLLNLAGVLGTEATPESLAEYVETYLGKPVDDPALEKLIHTAINYNRDFVAPTLHKRRPEDNEKAALRALDAYLAGIPAGTSAEDMQTAVYEIGKDEAFGFESLRHWFKALYETLLGSAQGPRMGSFIALYGVENTRKLIAEALVR, encoded by the coding sequence ATGTTTGACCCTGCCCTCACCGAAGCCGCCCGCGTATCCAAGGCCTGGCCGTTCCAGGAGGCGATGAAGCTCGTCAAGCGCTTCCCCGAAGGCAAGACCGCCGAGGACGGATCGCCCGAGGCGGTGGTGTTCGAGACCGGTTACGGTCCCTCGGGCCTGCCGCACATCGGCACTTTCCAGGAAGTGCTGCGCACCACGCTGGTGCGCCGCGCCTACGAGATCGTATCCGGCGGCGCGCCGACGCGCCTCATCGCCTTCAGCGACGACATGGACGGCTTGCGCAAGGTGCCCGACAACGTGCCGCATCACGAGATGATGGCAGCCAATCTCGGCAAGCCGCTGAGCCGCATTCCCGACCCCTTCAACGCCGGCTTCCAGAGTTTCGCGCACCACAACAACGCCATGCTGCGCGATTTCCTCGACCGCTTCGGGTTCGACTACGAGTTCATCGCCGCCAGCGACCGCTACAACAGCGGCGATTTCGATGCCGCGCTCGCCCGCGTGCTCGAGAAGTTCGGCGCGATCATGGACATCATGCTGCCGACGCTGCGCGCCGAGCGCGCCGCGACCTATTCGCCGGTCCTGCCGATCAGCGCGAAGAGCGGCAAGGTGCTGCAGGTCCCGGTTGAAGTGGTCGATGCCGCCGCGGGGATGATCCGCTTCGACGACGAGGGCGAAACCGTCGAGCAGTCCATCTTCGGCGGCCGGGCCAAGCTGCAGTGGAAGGTCGACTGGGCGATGCGCTGGTATGCGCTCGGGATCGATTACGAGATGTGCGGCAAGGACCTGACCGACAGCGTCACCCAGTCGGGCCGGATCGTCCGCGCGCTGGGCGGGCGCATGCCGGAAAACATGATCTACGAGCTGTTCCTCGACGAGAACGGCGAGAAGATTTCCAAGTCCAAGGGTAACGGCCTGACGATCGACGAATGGCTGCGTTACGGCAGCGAGGAGAGCCTCGGGCTCTACCTGTTCCGCGAGCCGAAGAGCGCCAAGAGCCTGCATGCCGGGATCGTCCCGCGGGCGGTCGACGAATACTGGCAGTTCCGCTCCAAGATTCCCGAGCAGCCGCTCGAACAGCAGCTCGGCAATCCGGTCTGGCACCTGCTGCGCGCCAACGGGTACGAAGGAGGCGACGGCGACAGCCTGCCCGTGACCTACGGACTGCTGCTCAACCTTGCGGGCGTGCTCGGCACCGAAGCGACGCCGGAAAGCCTGGCCGAATACGTCGAAACCTACCTCGGCAAGCCGGTCGACGATCCCGCGCTCGAAAAGCTCATCCACACCGCGATCAACTACAACCGCGATTTCGTCGCCCCCACGCTGCATAAGCGCAGGCCGGAGGACAACGAGAAGGCGGCACTGCGGGCGCTCGACGCCTATCTCGCCGGCATCCCGGCCGGCACCTCCGCCGAGGACATGCAGACCGCGGTCTACGAGATCGGCAAGGACGAAGCGTTCGGCTTCGAAAGCCTGCGGCACTGGTTCAAGGCGCTTTACGAAACCCTTCTGGGAAGCGCACAAGGACCGCGCATGGGTAGCTTCATCGCGCTTTACGGGGTTGAGAACACCCGCAAGCTGATCGCCGAGGCGCTCGTGCGGTGA
- a CDS encoding substrate-binding domain-containing protein yields MNAGTRILLLFDNNGAEYVSRIRDGVSRAGRASGLVVQAENLFGTNKAAADLVEDPALAGVILTPPLSDDRHVLGLIEERKLPLVRIAPLLDLERGSTVTMDEYDAARAITDYLLRRGHRRIGFMRGPRVHLVSMRRHNGYANAMGGKGLQIDPALIAQGDFSRQSGREQAGQLFAARPTAIFASNDEMAAGIIDAAAAANISIPGDISLVGFDDNAVAKTVRPRLTTVRQPLEEMGEAASRLLLERIRQPFRPTRHEQIPFEIVERESVADAVAQAA; encoded by the coding sequence ATGAACGCAGGTACACGCATATTGCTGTTGTTCGACAACAACGGCGCCGAATATGTCTCGCGCATCCGCGACGGCGTGAGCCGCGCCGGGCGGGCATCGGGTCTGGTGGTGCAGGCCGAAAACCTGTTCGGCACCAATAAGGCGGCAGCCGATCTGGTCGAAGATCCGGCGCTGGCCGGCGTGATCCTCACGCCGCCGCTTTCCGACGACCGTCACGTGCTCGGGCTCATCGAAGAGCGCAAGCTGCCCCTCGTGCGGATCGCGCCGCTCCTCGATCTCGAGCGCGGCTCGACCGTAACGATGGACGAATACGACGCCGCCCGAGCGATCACCGACTACCTGCTGCGGCGCGGACACCGAAGGATCGGCTTCATGCGCGGGCCCAGAGTCCACCTGGTCAGCATGCGCCGGCATAACGGCTACGCGAATGCGATGGGCGGTAAGGGTCTCCAGATCGATCCCGCGCTGATCGCGCAAGGGGACTTTTCGCGGCAATCCGGGCGCGAGCAGGCCGGCCAGTTGTTCGCCGCCCGGCCTACGGCGATTTTCGCCAGCAACGACGAAATGGCCGCTGGCATCATCGACGCCGCCGCAGCCGCCAACATCTCCATCCCCGGCGACATTTCGCTGGTCGGCTTCGACGACAACGCGGTGGCGAAAACCGTGCGGCCGCGCCTAACCACCGTGCGCCAGCCGCTCGAGGAGATGGGCGAGGCCGCCAGCCGGCTCCTGCTCGAGCGCATCCGTCAACCGTTCAGGCCGACGCGGCACGAGCAAATCCCGTTCGAGATCGTCGAGCGCGAATCGGTCGCCGACGCCGTGGCGCAAGCGGCCTGA